One Blastocatellia bacterium DNA window includes the following coding sequences:
- a CDS encoding Uma2 family endonuclease, whose translation MSREIREQTSLKTLPIALDVNTMGMTDEQFYKLCRANKELKLELTAQGELIIMAPTGSLTGWRNAKITHYLTAWSEKTANGLTFDSSTGFVLPNGAKRSPDASWVRQERWDCLSEEEKEGFAPICPDFVVELRSADDVLSKLQEKMLEYIENGAKLGWLFDPKNKNVYIYQPNQPEECLQNPETISADPILPGFTLKLKNIW comes from the coding sequence ATGAGTAGAGAAATTAGAGAACAAACATCGCTAAAAACATTACCAATAGCACTAGATGTAAATACAATGGGAATGACAGATGAACAATTTTATAAATTGTGTAGAGCAAACAAAGAATTAAAACTTGAACTAACAGCACAAGGAGAACTGATTATTATGGCTCCGACAGGCTCTTTGACAGGATGGAGAAATGCAAAAATTACTCACTATCTAACAGCTTGGTCAGAAAAAACTGCTAATGGATTAACTTTTGATTCTTCTACAGGATTTGTTTTACCTAATGGAGCAAAACGTTCTCCTGATGCTTCTTGGGTTAGACAGGAAAGATGGGATTGTCTTTCTGAAGAAGAAAAAGAAGGTTTTGCTCCTATTTGTCCAGATTTTGTTGTTGAACTGCGTTCTGCTGATGATGTTTTGTCTAAATTACAAGAAAAAATGCTTGAATATATTGAAAACGGGGCTAAATTGGGATGGCTTTTTGATCCTAAAAATAAAAATGTTTATATTTATCAACCAAACCAGCCTGAAGAATGTTTACAAAACCCTGAAACTATTTCGGCTGATCCTATTTTGCCGGGTTTTACTTTAAAACTAAAAAATATTTGGTAA
- a CDS encoding dipeptidase: MKNILTLITLILVFNLFSLSAVAQKTKPAKTKSNNVITTETIKPTEKSTPRMVIKKLDENGRDIELWQKALQIHRSAIVIDTHNDITSPMVDEDYDLATPSEGKFHTDLKRMQKGGMTGEFFSIYVSRSYAKEGGAARRALDMIDSVYRQAERHPQKLIMAYSAADIRKAKQQGKIAALMGIEGGHAIENSLMSLRAFYRLGIRYMTLTHSNTNDWADASTDAAQHNGLSDFGKEVVKEMNRLGMLIDVSHVSDKTMQDALEISTAPIIASHSSAKALANHPRNIPDDLLRKIAKNGGVVMVNFFSGFIDQKYIDTRKERNEKLKTQLEELDQLYKNDSKKLAEERKNYLQLFHCQNPFIRFN, encoded by the coding sequence ATGAAAAATATTTTAACTTTAATAACTTTAATTTTAGTTTTTAACCTTTTTAGCTTGTCTGCTGTTGCTCAAAAAACAAAGCCAGCTAAAACAAAATCTAATAATGTAATAACAACAGAGACAATAAAACCAACAGAAAAATCAACACCAAGAATGGTGATAAAAAAACTTGATGAGAATGGAAGAGATATAGAGCTTTGGCAAAAGGCTTTACAAATCCACCGTTCAGCCATAGTTATAGACACTCATAATGATATAACTTCACCAATGGTTGATGAAGATTATGATTTGGCTACACCATCTGAAGGAAAATTTCATACAGACCTAAAACGAATGCAAAAAGGTGGAATGACGGGCGAGTTTTTTTCTATTTATGTTAGCCGAAGCTATGCTAAAGAAGGCGGTGCAGCGCGTCGAGCATTAGATATGATTGATTCTGTCTACCGACAAGCGGAACGTCATCCACAAAAATTAATAATGGCATATTCTGCTGCTGACATCCGCAAAGCTAAACAACAAGGCAAAATCGCTGCATTAATGGGCATTGAAGGCGGCCATGCAATAGAAAATTCTTTGATGTCGCTAAGAGCGTTTTACCGTTTAGGTATTCGCTATATGACACTAACTCATAGCAATACTAATGACTGGGCTGATGCTTCAACCGATGCAGCACAACATAACGGACTATCAGATTTTGGTAAAGAAGTTGTCAAAGAAATGAACCGTCTAGGAATGCTGATAGACGTTTCACATGTTTCAGATAAAACCATGCAAGATGCTTTAGAAATCTCTACTGCACCAATCATTGCTTCACACTCTTCAGCAAAAGCTTTAGCCAATCATCCGCGAAATATTCCTGATGATTTGCTACGAAAAATTGCTAAAAATGGTGGTGTTGTAATGGTCAACTTTTTTAGTGGCTTTATTGACCAAAAATATATTGATACTAGAAAAGAACGTAACGAAAAATTAAAAACACAGCTAGAAGAACTCGACCAACTTTATAA